One part of the Nitrososphaerota archaeon genome encodes these proteins:
- a CDS encoding ribosomal protein L13e has translation MSVEEEKPKRKPVRRTTRSTKTTRAASKAKKKEEKQKVQFKPQGEAPTAIVVRKHHMLVKQRVGRGFSLGELKAVGLSVELARRLKLKVDERRSSAHRWNIEALQQYLGLSASR, from the coding sequence ATGAGCGTAGAAGAGGAGAAGCCAAAACGGAAGCCAGTAAGAAGAACTACAAGATCGACAAAGACTACAAGGGCTGCTAGTAAAGCAAAAAAGAAGGAGGAGAAACAGAAAGTTCAATTTAAGCCTCAAGGCGAAGCGCCTACCGCTATTGTTGTTAGGAAACACCATATGCTGGTTAAACAAAGAGTTGGCAGAGGCTTTTCTCTAGGCGAGTTAAAGGCAGTCGGGTTATCTGTGGAGTTGGCTCGCAGGTTAAAGCTGAAGGTTGATGAGAGGCGGTCCTCAGCCCATCGGTGGAACATTGAGGCTCTGCAGCAATACCTAGGTTTAAGTGCGTCTAGATAG